AAGCATTAAGCAGCCTGAAGTTTCCCCACCCTGAACATGTGGCAGATTTTTATGAGGACCATGATATATATCAAGCCTTATTATTCTGTTCGGAAGATGAAGAAGGGAACTTTGTTGGGAAATATGACGACTTTCATTTCATTAGATGGCATGAATATTCAACGGATGTACTTCCATTCGGGGGTTCAAAAGCTGAAGGCATAAAAATATTAATGGAAAAAGTCGGGTTTGCTTTGGAGGATGTTTACGCCTTTGGAGATGGCTTAAATGATATAGAGATGTTAAAAGTAGCGGGATATGGCGTGGCAATGGGGAATGCCGGTCAACTTGTGAAGCAAGAGGCCGACTTTGTAACGAAGGATGTCGATGATGATGGCATACTTTTTGGTTTGAAGGAACTTGAACTGATATAAAAAAACAAAACCCCCGTCAACCAACAGGCAGGGGTTTTGCTTATTGCGTTACCTTTCCAACGCAATTGAATTTTCCGGAATGGCATAGGGGTCTTCCGGATTGATATGATCATAAAACATGATTCCATTAAGGTGGTCGATTTCATGCTGAAAGCAAATGGCTGCGATGCCTTTCAGGCGGAGTTGAACCGATTTTCCTTCCAGGTCCGTACCCACAACCGTTATTCGAGCATAACGGGGAACATAGCCGGAAACGGGACGATTTACGGAAAGGCAGCCTTCACCGGATGTCAAATATGCTTTTTCCACTGAATGGCTGATGAGTTTAGGGTTGAAAAGTGCATAGCTATACAGTTGACCATCTTTTTCTTTCAAATGAACCGCGATCATCCTTTTTGAAACATTCACCTGTGGTGCAGCCAAGCCAATTCCTGCCCTTAGCCCGTATAGTGCAGAAATATCGGGCTTCTGGCTGTTTTGGACATATTCCATCAAGCTGTCTAAAAGTTGCTTATCTTCATTTGATGCCGGAAGCGGAACCTCTACCGCGACTTGCCTTAAGATTGGATCGTCTTCATTAACAAAATCATCCATGGTAAGCATTATCTTTCACCCCGCAAAAATTCTAATAATATGTATAGGGTTATTTTAACAAAAAAAACACTGAAAGTTAATGGATGTCTAATGAAAGAAAATGGAAGGGATGGAATAAGTCATTAATTCCTATCCCAGCCATTATATTAATTGCGTGTTAAGGTCTATTTAAAAAAATAAATCATTTTTTGTTATTTAGGGTAAATAGTTAACATTTTCGGGTAAAGGTAATAGTAATTACCTGGTTAGCATAAGCACGCGCCGACAATGATTAACAGAATGAACAGGACAATGATTAGAGCGAAGCCGCTTCCAAAGCCGCAGCCTCCACCACCATAGCCATAACCATCACCATAACCATAGCTGGGTGCACTGGAAACCGGATAACAGCAATCCTGGTTGTAACCTCCATACATAATTTCATACCTCCGTTTTTTGTATTATTAAAATACTGACCACTCTGATTTGAAACGGTCACTACAGCCTATGCAGGATGGCTTAAAGGGTGTAGGCTAGCGCCCAGTAATGAAAAAAACCTGTTCGGAATATGATTGTAACAAGTGTTTGCTGCTAATAAGGGAATTTAGAGAAAAATGAATCTTCGAAGTACTATTAGAAGGAGCTGTCTATGTTGAAGCGTTTTGGTCCATATGTTATTTTACTTCTTTCTTTAGTGATCTTGGCTGGTTGTTTTAATGGTTCACCAGAAGAAAGAATCCACAAAATCCTAGAGAAAACTGCAGAAAAGGAAAGTGATTTCACCGAACATCAAGAGCCTCTTAATGATTTGGAGAAAAAAGAAAAAGAAAAATATGAGAAAATCATTAAACTTGGATTGGATGATTATGAACAGATTGTCGAGCTTTCAGATGAAGCCACCAAGAATATCGACCAAAGGGAAAAAATAATTGAAAAGGAACAAAGCAGTATGCAATCCTCAAAAGAACAATTCAATCAGATAGATGAACAAATCGGGAAAATAGAGGATGAAAAAATAAAAAAAGAAGCGACCGAAATGAAAAAGGTCATGAGTGAGCGCTATAGCACCTACGATAATTTATATGATGCTTATCAACAAAGTCTGGCTTATGATCGTGAATTATATGAACTTTTTAAAAAAGAGGATTTGAAAATGGATGAATTACAAGTGCAAATCAAGAAAATAAATACCTCTTATTCAAAAGTTCTGAAAGCGAATGAGGAATTTAATGCATTAACGGAAAAATCAAATCAAAAAAAAGAAAGTTTTTATGATAGTTCCGGCATAGAAATGGCTGATTCAACAAAATAATATAAATAATGATGGGCTGTGATTCTCACTCACAGCCCATATTTTGTTCAATCCAGTTCATGTAGGGACAGAAAAATTCTAGAATGGACTTTTTTGTGCAACCATCTTGATGTGGGATTTTCATACCTGTACTAAAAAAAAACGATAATCAAAATTCAAACAGCAGACTTATATGAAAGCGTTTGAATATTCTTTTGGAATATTATTCCGAAGGCTCAAATGCCTATAGTTAAAGCGGTTTTGGAATCGATCCGGTATGCTGGGGGTTTTAAATGTTATCCTTCGCAATCCTTAAATTGAAAAATAGGGGAAATTTAATGGTACAGTTATAAAGTGAAAACTAATACAGAGAAGAAGTATGAGTATTGGAAATTCTATTAAATCAAAATTATAAGGAACTCCAAGTGATTGACTTGATGTTAATTCATCTTGTAAACTTAATCTATAAAAATTCTTGTATCATTTTCCTTGATTTTTTTTATGGTACAGAATAAGATTGAGACATATTAAGCATATCCACGTTTGAGGATTGGTCTTAAGGGAAAAATAAAAGAATGAATTGTTGAAGAAACTAAAAAGCAAACTATTTTTGCTTTATAGAATAATAATAGCAAACCTTTTTAATGAAAGGATGAGGTGCCAAATGGCTCAAAAAACTAAACAAGCTAAAATTAATGTTCAGGATCAGCTTAAGAAAGTAGAAGAACAATTTGAAACTTTTCAAATTTTAAATGAAGAGGGAGAAGTCGTTAATGAAGCGGCAATGCCTGATTTAAGTGATGAACAATTGCAAGAATTAATGCGTCGTATGGTATATACACGCATCTTGGATCAACGTTCTATATCACTGAACCGCCAAGGCAGATTAGGTTTCTATGCACCGACTGCCGGTCAAGAAGCATCTCAAATCGCTTCCCAGTATGCTTTGGAAAAAGAAGATTTCATTCTGCCTGGCTACCGTGATGTTCCGCAAATCGTTTGGCATGGCCTTCCGCTTTGGCAAGCATTCTTGTTCTCACGGGGACATTTTAAAGGAAATCAAATTCCTGAAGACGTCAATGTAATTTCCCCTCAAATCATTATCGGCGCTCAATATATTCAAGCTGCAGGTGTTGCACTTGGGTTGAAGAAACGCGGAAAAAAAGCTGTAGCCATCACATATACGGGTGACGGCGGAACCTCACAAGGTGACTTCTATGAGGGAATTAACTTTGCAGGTGCATTTAAAGCGCCGGCTATCTTCATCGTGCAAAATAACCGTTTCGCAATCTCGACTCCGGTTGATTTGCAATCAGCAGCAAAAACATTAGCCCAGAAGGGTGTGGCTGCAGGTATCCCTGGCATCCAAGTTGATGGTATGGATGCGTTGGCCGTTTATACAGCTGTTAAAGAAGCGCGTGAACGTGCAATTAATGGTGAAGGCCCTACATTGATTGAAACATTAACTTACCGTTATGGTCCGCATACGATGGCTGGGGATGACCCGACACGTTACCGTACTTCCGAAATGGATAACGAGTGGGAACTGAAAGATCCATTGGTTCGTTTCCGCAAGTTCTTGGAAAACAAAAAACTTTGGAATGAAGAATTAGAGAACGAAACAATAGAAAAAGCAAAAGACGATATTAAAGAAGCGATCAAATTGGCAGATGCAGAACCTAAGCAAAAGGTTACAGACCTTATTGAAAACATGTATGAAGAAATGCCTTATAACTTAAAAGAACAATATGAAATTTATAAAGAGAAGGAGTCGAAGTAAGCCATGGCTCAATTGACGATGATTCAAGCAATTACAGAAGCATTACGTACAGAACTTAAGAATGATGAGAATGTACTCGTTTTTGGGGAAGATGTTGGGGTTAATGGAGGAGTTTTCCGTGCAACGGAAAATCTTCAAAAAGAATTCGGTGAAGATCGTGTATTCGATACACCTCTTGCTGAATCTGGAATCGGTGGATTAGCGGTCGGTCTTTCTTTACAAGGTTTCCGTCCTGTTCCTGAAATTCAATTCTTCGGGTTTGTATATGAAGTAATGGATTCCGTAAGCGGTCAGCTTGCTCGTATGCGTTACCGTTCAGGCGGACGTTACAGTGCACCGGTTACAATTCGCTCACCTTTTGGAGGCGGAGTGCATACTCCGGAAATGCACGCTGATAGCTTGGAAGGTTTAATGGCTCAGCAACCAGGGTTAAAGGTAGTTATCCCTTCCACTCCTTACGATGCAAAAGGCTTATTGATTTCAGCTATTCGTGATAATGACCCTGTCATTTTCCTTGAGCACATGAAATTGTACCGCTCTTTCCGTCAGGAAGTGCCTGAAGAAGAGTATACAATTCCGTTGGGAAAAGCCGATGTGAAAAGAGAAGGAACGGATCTATCCATTATTACGTATGGTGCAATGGTACAGGAATCCATCAAGGCAGCTGAGGAATTGGCTAAGGAAGGCCATTCCGTCGAAGTGGTCGACTTACGGACTGTTTCTCCATTGGATATTGATACAATCATTGCTTCTGTAGAAAAAACTGGACGCGCTATCGTTGTTCAAGAAGCACAAAAGCAAGCTGGTATTGCAGCGAATGTCGTAGCGGAAATTAACG
This sequence is a window from Brevibacillus sp. JNUCC-41. Protein-coding genes within it:
- a CDS encoding Cof-type HAD-IIB family hydrolase; the protein is MKIVFFDIDGTLLDHEKKLPASTKKAIKQLQDSGVFVAIATGRAPFMFESLREELGIDTFVSFNGQYVVFEGKVVYKNPLSIPEIKRLHEHAEKNEIPIVFMNEETMKSSVPHHIRIEEALSSLKFPHPEHVADFYEDHDIYQALLFCSEDEEGNFVGKYDDFHFIRWHEYSTDVLPFGGSKAEGIKILMEKVGFALEDVYAFGDGLNDIEMLKVAGYGVAMGNAGQLVKQEADFVTKDVDDDGILFGLKELELI
- the def gene encoding peptide deformylase; this translates as MLTMDDFVNEDDPILRQVAVEVPLPASNEDKQLLDSLMEYVQNSQKPDISALYGLRAGIGLAAPQVNVSKRMIAVHLKEKDGQLYSYALFNPKLISHSVEKAYLTSGEGCLSVNRPVSGYVPRYARITVVGTDLEGKSVQLRLKGIAAICFQHEIDHLNGIMFYDHINPEDPYAIPENSIALER
- a CDS encoding YjcZ family sporulation protein yields the protein MYGGYNQDCCYPVSSAPSYGYGDGYGYGGGGCGFGSGFALIIVLFILLIIVGACLC
- a CDS encoding YkyA family protein codes for the protein MLKRFGPYVILLLSLVILAGCFNGSPEERIHKILEKTAEKESDFTEHQEPLNDLEKKEKEKYEKIIKLGLDDYEQIVELSDEATKNIDQREKIIEKEQSSMQSSKEQFNQIDEQIGKIEDEKIKKEATEMKKVMSERYSTYDNLYDAYQQSLAYDRELYELFKKEDLKMDELQVQIKKINTSYSKVLKANEEFNALTEKSNQKKESFYDSSGIEMADSTK
- the pdhA gene encoding pyruvate dehydrogenase (acetyl-transferring) E1 component subunit alpha translates to MAQKTKQAKINVQDQLKKVEEQFETFQILNEEGEVVNEAAMPDLSDEQLQELMRRMVYTRILDQRSISLNRQGRLGFYAPTAGQEASQIASQYALEKEDFILPGYRDVPQIVWHGLPLWQAFLFSRGHFKGNQIPEDVNVISPQIIIGAQYIQAAGVALGLKKRGKKAVAITYTGDGGTSQGDFYEGINFAGAFKAPAIFIVQNNRFAISTPVDLQSAAKTLAQKGVAAGIPGIQVDGMDALAVYTAVKEARERAINGEGPTLIETLTYRYGPHTMAGDDPTRYRTSEMDNEWELKDPLVRFRKFLENKKLWNEELENETIEKAKDDIKEAIKLADAEPKQKVTDLIENMYEEMPYNLKEQYEIYKEKESK
- a CDS encoding alpha-ketoacid dehydrogenase subunit beta — translated: MAQLTMIQAITEALRTELKNDENVLVFGEDVGVNGGVFRATENLQKEFGEDRVFDTPLAESGIGGLAVGLSLQGFRPVPEIQFFGFVYEVMDSVSGQLARMRYRSGGRYSAPVTIRSPFGGGVHTPEMHADSLEGLMAQQPGLKVVIPSTPYDAKGLLISAIRDNDPVIFLEHMKLYRSFRQEVPEEEYTIPLGKADVKREGTDLSIITYGAMVQESIKAAEELAKEGHSVEVVDLRTVSPLDIDTIIASVEKTGRAIVVQEAQKQAGIAANVVAEINERAILSLDAPVLRVAAADTVFPFSQAETVWLPNYKDIIETATKVLKF